The Mesorhizobium sp. INR15 region AGCATCATGGTGTTTCTGGGTGGCCAGGTGCTGCCCGGAAATGTCGGGCGCGCCATATTGGGACCGTTCGCCGACCAGCGCGCTGTCGATGCGCTCAACCACACGCTCGGTGTCGATCGCCCGCTGCTGACCCAGTACTGGAGCTGGATCTCGAATTTCGTCCAGGGCGACATGGGTACGTCCTATATCTTCCGCTCGCCGGTGGCGCCCTTCGTGATGGATGCGCTCGGCAACTCGATGAAGCTAGCGCTGGTCGCCTTCGTGCTGGTGGTGCCGATCGGCATCCTCGGCGGCGTTATCGCCGCGCTCAATCTCAACCGGCCGCTTGACCGCATCATCAGCCTCGGCGGCCTCTCGGTGACGGTGCTGCCGGAATTCGTCACCGGCATCATCCTGATCCTGATCTTTGGCGTCTGGCTGCGCTGGCTGCCCATCTCCGCCGCATGGCCGAAGGATGCCGGCTTCTTCACCCAGATCTATTACCTGATCCTGCCTTCGCTGCCGCTGTTCCTGGTGCTGTTCGGCTATATCGCGCGCATGGCGCGCTCGGGCATGATCGAGGCACTGGATTCCGACTATACCCGCACCGCCGTGCTCAAGGGCCTGCC contains the following coding sequences:
- a CDS encoding ABC transporter permease → MVFLGGQVLPGNVGRAILGPFADQRAVDALNHTLGVDRPLLTQYWSWISNFVQGDMGTSYIFRSPVAPFVMDALGNSMKLALVAFVLVVPIGILGGVIAALNLNRPLDRIISLGGLSVTVLPEFVTGIILILIFGVWLRWLPISAAWPKDAGFFTQIYYLILPSLPLFLVLFGYIARMARSGMIEALDSDYTRTAVLKGLPWRTVIWRHVLRNALLPTITVIATQTGYLIGGLVVIETLFRYQGIGSLIFTAARGKDFPMLESGILTIGIVYAVATLVADFLYSVLNPRIRLGTDQ